From the Bdellovibrio reynosensis genome, one window contains:
- a CDS encoding cation:proton antiporter domain-containing protein encodes MHNLPAMITDLALILGTAGLVTLIFKKLNQPIVLGYLVAGFLVGPKTSIFPTVVGAESIHLWAEIGVIFLLFALGLEFSFKKLFRVGGSAGFTAVFEISFMILIGYITGRFLGWSTMDSLFLGGILSISSTSIIIRTVEELGFKNMKFVGMVFGILVIEDLVAVLLMVLLTTVALTRDFVGSEMLGAIVKLAFFLSIWFVAGIFLLPSFLKRAQRLLTEETVLVVAVGLCLLMVVFASNVGFSSALGAFITGSILAETIEGERIHHLVAPIKNLFSAVFFISVGMLIDPHIIAVYWKEVLLLSSIVIVGKTLFVATGSVLSGQTLKSSVQSGMALSQIGEFSFIIATLGLNLKVISETIYPLAVAVSVVTAFTTPYMLKYSGKVYGFIEKILPPRIVATLDSYSVMSFALSANRDWREQVRAYVIKIILNSVVVVAIFLLMARVSLPFLLERQVEEGPAKFIALSATLFLSAPFLWALAFGRTKKFDQLVLQQDKSNLSYVFLVSRIMLAVGLLGAMVAQFVPLRWAVGITLWMVVVVGYILSHKLKTVYHWFENRFLSNLHDDVTKKKARPSSRALAPWDAHITEFEIPAEVPYVGIKLHELSIRERFGVTVALIERGRLKITAPGRNECLMPHDVIHVIGTDAQLLDFKKFIQMETAEGMPHRHEELQSDYSLEQYLLSDTSPFLNLSIRECGLREATRGLVVGIEREGQRILNPDSTVKLIKGDLLWIVGDREKILSLR; translated from the coding sequence ATGCATAACTTACCCGCAATGATTACTGACCTTGCATTGATTCTTGGCACTGCCGGCCTTGTGACTCTTATTTTCAAAAAATTGAATCAGCCCATTGTGCTGGGGTATTTAGTTGCGGGATTCCTTGTTGGTCCGAAAACTTCAATTTTCCCCACGGTAGTAGGTGCAGAAAGTATTCACCTTTGGGCTGAAATTGGGGTGATCTTTTTATTATTTGCCCTGGGCCTTGAATTTAGTTTCAAAAAGCTTTTTAGGGTGGGTGGATCTGCCGGTTTCACCGCCGTTTTTGAAATCTCATTTATGATCCTGATTGGATACATCACTGGAAGATTCCTGGGATGGAGCACGATGGATAGTTTGTTCCTCGGCGGGATTCTTTCGATTTCTTCGACCTCCATAATTATTCGAACAGTTGAAGAGCTAGGTTTTAAAAACATGAAGTTCGTTGGGATGGTCTTTGGAATCTTAGTTATTGAAGATCTTGTGGCCGTGCTGCTTATGGTTCTTTTGACAACCGTAGCCTTAACCCGGGACTTCGTCGGAAGTGAAATGTTGGGAGCAATCGTTAAACTTGCTTTCTTTTTATCGATCTGGTTCGTGGCAGGAATTTTCTTACTTCCTTCATTCTTAAAAAGAGCCCAAAGACTGCTAACCGAAGAAACAGTTCTGGTTGTGGCGGTAGGCTTGTGTCTTTTGATGGTGGTGTTTGCAAGCAATGTGGGTTTTTCAAGCGCTCTCGGGGCTTTCATCACCGGCAGTATTCTGGCTGAAACTATTGAAGGAGAGCGCATACACCATTTGGTGGCTCCCATTAAGAATTTATTTTCTGCGGTGTTTTTTATTTCCGTGGGAATGCTTATCGATCCGCATATTATCGCCGTATACTGGAAGGAAGTTTTACTATTATCTAGCATCGTGATCGTCGGGAAAACTTTGTTCGTCGCGACGGGTTCCGTGCTTTCCGGTCAAACGTTAAAGTCCTCAGTGCAATCCGGGATGGCCCTTTCGCAAATCGGTGAGTTCTCGTTCATCATCGCGACCCTGGGTTTAAATTTAAAAGTTATCAGCGAAACTATTTATCCTTTAGCAGTGGCAGTGTCCGTAGTGACTGCATTTACAACCCCTTACATGCTAAAGTACTCAGGCAAGGTATACGGATTCATTGAAAAGATCCTGCCACCAAGAATTGTTGCTACGTTAGATTCCTATAGCGTCATGTCCTTTGCTTTATCGGCCAATCGCGATTGGCGAGAGCAAGTTCGCGCTTACGTCATAAAAATCATTTTAAATTCCGTGGTGGTTGTAGCGATCTTTTTATTAATGGCGCGAGTGTCATTGCCGTTTCTGCTTGAACGGCAAGTAGAAGAGGGACCAGCGAAGTTTATCGCCCTCAGTGCGACATTGTTTTTAAGTGCTCCTTTTCTTTGGGCCTTGGCTTTCGGGCGAACTAAAAAGTTTGATCAATTGGTATTGCAACAAGATAAAAGCAACCTAAGTTATGTGTTTTTAGTTTCTCGCATCATGCTGGCCGTAGGGCTTTTAGGGGCGATGGTGGCGCAATTCGTGCCTTTGCGATGGGCTGTCGGAATCACACTCTGGATGGTTGTAGTTGTCGGTTACATTCTGTCCCATAAGTTAAAGACGGTTTATCATTGGTTTGAAAACAGGTTTCTTTCAAATCTGCATGATGATGTTACGAAAAAGAAGGCGCGCCCCAGTTCTCGTGCCTTGGCTCCGTGGGATGCGCATATCACTGAATTTGAAATTCCAGCGGAAGTTCCCTACGTGGGAATCAAGCTGCATGAACTCTCGATTCGCGAAAGATTCGGTGTAACGGTGGCTTTGATAGAGCGGGGTCGCTTAAAAATCACCGCACCCGGGCGAAATGAATGTCTTATGCCCCATGATGTGATTCACGTGATTGGAACCGATGCTCAGCTTTTGGATTTTAAAAAGTTCATTCAAATGGAAACGGCAGAGGGCATGCCCCATAGGCATGAAGAATTGCAATCTGATTACAGCCTAGAGCAATATTTGTTGTCGGATACATCGCCATTTTTAAATTTAAGCATCCGTGAGTGTGGTTTACGTGAAGCGACCCGCGGCTTGGTGGTAGGTATTGAGCGTGAAGGCCAACGGATTTTAAATCCAGATTCCACAGTGAAACTAATAAAAGGTGATTTGCTTTGGATCGTAGGTGACCGCGAGAAGATTCTATCGCTTCGCTAG
- a CDS encoding ATP-binding protein — MGQKVSHKLHFEKTATKISFGFALFITLIGILVLIGWQINSVDLLTAWDRGAVMNERTALGLFFTGFGIFFYLFYFPRLSQACGYIIGLIAFTGVRFFQINAWWDQRVGPYFKSPETLNIESYLSPYTRTCFFFIAVALIAPFTSDFRKKSMIFGLFGPAVIAIPVAALIANYYDLGPTADVGLNAMAFHTAVTLIAAGISLTYLEFESNKANIKQWWPVILGLCTFIITLIVWQAYVVRLPEDDFLSTLILVVGTAVSLVLSFMGYLIQTLMKSLKVSKTTEAQLKELNETLEERVAEKTRELAQRLIELDKFSAIAAHDLRSPVASMISYSELIMDETSKEQPAHQYAETIHRLGTKAVKLIEVLLEYARSGTVSSKPVELDTNHIVDLAITNLQSEIAGKEANVEVAPLPHVCGDEILLIELFQNLIGNSLKYSKPGVHPEIKIQCEQNENMNQFKISDNGIGIDPAYSEKIFGLFERAKEVSEKTEGSGVGLAVCKKIVEGYGGKIWFESKLGFGTSFIFTLPLVKNTPCSATSPVK, encoded by the coding sequence ATGGGACAAAAAGTTTCTCATAAGCTTCATTTTGAAAAAACCGCGACAAAGATTTCCTTCGGATTTGCATTATTTATTACACTTATTGGAATTCTTGTTCTGATTGGTTGGCAGATTAATTCCGTAGATCTTCTTACGGCGTGGGATCGTGGGGCTGTGATGAATGAACGAACTGCCTTGGGTTTGTTTTTCACTGGCTTTGGGATTTTCTTTTACCTATTTTATTTTCCGCGCCTAAGTCAGGCCTGTGGGTACATTATCGGGCTAATTGCATTCACAGGCGTGCGTTTTTTCCAAATCAATGCTTGGTGGGACCAGAGAGTGGGCCCTTATTTTAAAAGCCCCGAAACTTTGAACATCGAAAGTTATCTTTCGCCCTACACTCGCACTTGCTTTTTCTTTATTGCCGTCGCTCTTATTGCGCCATTCACCAGTGACTTTAGAAAAAAATCAATGATCTTTGGGCTTTTTGGGCCCGCGGTCATCGCAATTCCTGTCGCAGCACTGATTGCAAACTATTATGATCTTGGGCCGACTGCAGATGTTGGATTAAACGCCATGGCCTTTCACACGGCGGTAACACTGATCGCAGCCGGGATCAGTCTTACTTATCTTGAATTCGAATCCAATAAAGCCAATATCAAACAATGGTGGCCCGTTATACTTGGACTTTGCACATTCATTATTACGCTTATTGTTTGGCAAGCCTATGTGGTGCGACTGCCAGAGGATGATTTTCTATCGACTCTGATTCTAGTTGTGGGGACGGCTGTTTCCCTAGTGCTTTCGTTCATGGGTTATCTAATTCAAACCCTGATGAAAAGTCTTAAGGTTTCTAAAACCACAGAAGCACAGCTTAAAGAATTAAATGAAACCTTAGAAGAAAGAGTCGCGGAAAAAACCAGGGAGCTTGCGCAAAGACTGATTGAGCTAGATAAATTCAGTGCCATTGCAGCACATGACTTGCGTTCACCGGTGGCTTCAATGATTTCTTATTCAGAACTTATAATGGATGAAACTTCAAAAGAGCAACCTGCCCATCAGTACGCAGAGACCATTCATCGTCTTGGCACAAAAGCGGTAAAGTTAATCGAAGTCTTGCTGGAATACGCACGCTCTGGAACTGTTTCTTCTAAACCCGTTGAGTTAGATACGAACCACATCGTGGATCTTGCGATCACGAACCTTCAGTCAGAAATCGCCGGGAAAGAAGCGAACGTGGAAGTGGCACCATTACCCCATGTGTGTGGTGACGAGATTTTGCTTATCGAACTATTTCAGAACCTGATCGGAAATTCTTTAAAATACAGCAAACCCGGCGTACACCCAGAAATCAAAATCCAGTGTGAGCAAAATGAAAATATGAATCAGTTTAAGATTTCAGATAACGGCATTGGGATTGACCCTGCTTACTCTGAAAAGATATTTGGCCTTTTTGAACGCGCAAAAGAAGTCAGCGAAAAAACCGAAGGTTCCGGCGTCGGCCTGGCCGTCTGTAAAAAAATAGTCGAAGGTTACGGTGGAAAAATTTGGTTTGAGTCTAAATTAGGATTTGGAACCAGCTTTATTTTCACTTTACCGTTAGTGAAGAACACACCTTGTTCAGCCACTTCGCCCGTTAAGTAA
- a CDS encoding dolichyl-phosphate beta-glucosyltransferase, which produces MYEISVVIPAYNEETRLPETLKSLRQFAEKNTGELKFKEVLVVDDGSKDATEHVLLRTEKDWSELKHFSFSVNQGKGAAVHKGLREAASEYVLIADADMATPWEEAFKLINEIHNNDLVMGSRALPESDIIVRQHWLRQNLGKTFNKIIRLFIGLPFKDTQCGFKLLRNDFLFRTTVLPHLKVSRFAWDVELILLMMKHHRTIKEVGVRWRHQEQSHVRILKDSFEMLWTVWKLRRR; this is translated from the coding sequence ATGTACGAAATCTCCGTGGTCATTCCTGCCTACAACGAAGAGACGAGATTGCCAGAGACGCTGAAATCTCTTCGTCAATTTGCTGAAAAGAACACGGGGGAGTTAAAATTTAAAGAAGTGCTGGTGGTTGATGACGGCTCTAAAGACGCAACAGAGCACGTTTTATTGCGTACTGAAAAGGACTGGAGCGAGCTTAAGCATTTTTCTTTTTCCGTAAATCAAGGTAAAGGTGCTGCTGTTCACAAGGGATTGCGCGAAGCTGCAAGTGAATATGTTTTAATTGCCGACGCCGATATGGCGACACCTTGGGAAGAAGCATTTAAGTTAATAAATGAAATCCATAATAATGATTTAGTGATGGGTTCCCGCGCTTTGCCTGAAAGTGACATCATCGTTAGGCAACACTGGCTTCGTCAGAATTTGGGAAAGACCTTTAATAAGATTATACGTTTATTCATTGGTTTACCATTTAAAGACACTCAATGTGGTTTCAAGCTTTTGCGAAATGATTTTCTTTTTCGCACGACGGTTCTTCCTCATTTAAAAGTTTCGCGCTTTGCCTGGGATGTGGAACTGATTCTTTTAATGATGAAACATCATCGTACAATCAAAGAGGTCGGAGTCCGTTGGCGACACCAGGAACAATCCCATGTGCGTATTTTAAAAGACAGTTTTGAAATGCTTTGGACAGTGTGGAAGCTGCGTCGTCGCTAG
- a CDS encoding S8 family serine peptidase codes for MKLNVFALILSALLATTAHAERVIVIMKDKEAFNNANQAYKMKGSSYALKGFKLGGQQAVEGQVQDTLENLNTLIVDTKNEAEIEKLKANPAVAYVEKEIFHAAPRPVKGFLAKAQPSQQQKIGQKTPWGILTVKAPQAWAISNKGQGARVLVLDTGIDDAHPSLKANFEKGQDFTGDSNGSDYTDKVGHGTHVAGTIAGVMDRTGFTGVAPKAKILAGRVCAENGCSNIAIAQGINWGIKEKVDVINMSLGGMWSTPAERQAVAAADKAGVVVVAASGNNGTNKVSFPAALGTVIAVGAIDSNLAKADFSQWGPELAIVAPGVAVESSVPQGSGREAHVEVSVGNKSGRVNSTTFQGAKELLQPETNVLVAAGLGKVEDFAKINVKGKYALIARGEIKFSEKIENAIKAGATGAVIYNNAPGLIQGALTEDGSVLPIAVFMIEQQVGLEIVKLLTAGEAVKATLQTKATDYAAFDGTSMASPHVAGVVALVKSANKALNGAQVKAILKQTAQPLGPNTNNEYGSGLVNAEAAVSAALQAK; via the coding sequence ATGAAACTCAACGTTTTCGCACTTATCCTGTCAGCGTTGTTAGCGACTACAGCTCATGCAGAGCGCGTGATCGTAATTATGAAAGATAAAGAGGCTTTCAATAATGCAAACCAAGCGTATAAGATGAAGGGGTCTTCTTATGCACTTAAAGGTTTCAAATTGGGTGGCCAACAAGCAGTAGAAGGTCAAGTTCAAGATACTCTTGAAAACTTGAACACTCTTATTGTTGATACAAAAAATGAAGCTGAGATTGAAAAGCTTAAAGCTAATCCAGCTGTTGCCTACGTTGAAAAAGAAATTTTTCACGCAGCTCCTCGTCCAGTAAAAGGTTTCTTAGCTAAAGCACAACCTTCACAACAACAAAAAATCGGCCAAAAAACTCCATGGGGTATTTTGACTGTGAAAGCTCCACAAGCATGGGCGATCTCTAATAAAGGTCAGGGCGCTCGCGTTCTAGTACTAGATACTGGTATCGACGATGCTCACCCATCTTTAAAAGCAAACTTTGAAAAAGGCCAAGATTTCACTGGCGATTCAAACGGTTCTGATTACACAGATAAAGTAGGTCACGGTACTCACGTAGCGGGAACTATCGCTGGTGTTATGGACAGAACTGGCTTCACAGGTGTTGCTCCAAAAGCAAAAATCCTAGCAGGTCGCGTATGTGCTGAAAACGGTTGCTCAAACATCGCTATCGCTCAAGGTATCAACTGGGGTATCAAAGAGAAAGTTGATGTCATCAATATGTCCCTTGGTGGTATGTGGTCGACTCCTGCTGAGCGCCAAGCTGTGGCAGCTGCTGATAAAGCAGGTGTTGTCGTAGTAGCAGCTTCTGGTAACAACGGAACTAACAAAGTTTCTTTCCCAGCAGCTCTTGGTACTGTTATCGCAGTTGGTGCGATTGACAGCAACCTAGCAAAAGCAGACTTCTCTCAATGGGGTCCTGAGTTGGCGATCGTAGCTCCAGGTGTTGCGGTTGAATCATCTGTACCACAAGGTTCAGGTCGTGAAGCCCATGTTGAAGTTTCTGTTGGCAACAAATCTGGCCGCGTAAACTCAACAACTTTCCAAGGTGCTAAAGAACTTCTTCAACCTGAAACAAACGTTTTGGTTGCTGCAGGTCTTGGTAAAGTGGAAGATTTCGCGAAAATTAACGTTAAAGGCAAATACGCTTTGATCGCTCGTGGCGAAATCAAATTCAGCGAAAAAATTGAAAACGCTATTAAAGCGGGTGCAACTGGTGCAGTTATCTACAACAATGCTCCTGGTTTGATTCAAGGTGCATTGACTGAAGACGGTTCAGTTCTTCCAATCGCTGTGTTCATGATTGAACAGCAAGTTGGTTTGGAAATCGTTAAACTTCTAACAGCTGGTGAAGCGGTTAAAGCAACACTTCAAACTAAAGCGACTGATTACGCAGCTTTCGATGGTACTTCAATGGCAAGCCCTCACGTAGCGGGTGTTGTTGCTCTAGTTAAATCAGCTAATAAAGCTCTTAACGGTGCACAAGTTAAAGCTATCTTGAAACAAACTGCTCAACCTTTGGGACCTAACACTAACAACGAGTATGGTTCTGGACTAGTAAACGCAGAAGCTGCAGTATCTGCTGCTCTTCAAGCAAAATAA
- a CDS encoding KH domain-containing protein, with the protein MSDLKVIKKRSDNNLLEVDLDEAREDGRDLLERVIKGIVDYPESVAVSFSVGDKTTVYKVECDKKCLGQVIGSKGKNITGVRAVIAATLARKGIRAIVEIPYHIIET; encoded by the coding sequence ATGTCTGATCTTAAAGTGATCAAAAAACGCAGTGATAATAATTTGTTAGAAGTCGACCTCGACGAAGCTCGGGAAGACGGCCGTGACCTCCTAGAACGAGTTATTAAAGGTATTGTCGATTATCCAGAATCGGTGGCAGTAAGCTTTTCGGTGGGCGATAAGACCACAGTATACAAGGTTGAGTGCGATAAAAAGTGCCTTGGCCAGGTCATCGGCAGCAAAGGTAAGAACATCACCGGTGTGCGTGCCGTGATTGCTGCAACACTTGCTCGCAAAGGCATTCGCGCTATCGTTGAAATTCCCTATCATATTATTGAAACATAG
- a CDS encoding GNAT family N-acetyltransferase, with product MNPSLNIRKAKSGDSHIILSLIKELAEYEKLPHEVVTNAEELEKELFTEKSPVEVLIAEWDQQPVGFALFFHNFSTWLGKKGIYLEDLYVQPHLRGKGIGKALLKTIAQIAVARNCGRVEWSVLDWNKPAIDFYESLKAVPMSEWTVYRLTGSALSTFSQE from the coding sequence ATGAATCCGTCTTTAAATATTCGCAAAGCAAAATCCGGTGATTCCCATATAATTTTAAGTCTGATCAAAGAGCTAGCAGAGTACGAAAAGCTTCCTCACGAAGTCGTTACGAATGCTGAAGAACTAGAAAAAGAACTCTTCACAGAAAAATCTCCGGTCGAAGTTTTGATTGCAGAATGGGATCAGCAACCCGTGGGCTTTGCGCTTTTCTTCCACAACTTCAGTACGTGGTTAGGTAAAAAGGGGATTTATCTAGAAGATCTTTATGTACAGCCCCATTTGCGCGGTAAGGGCATCGGTAAGGCGCTTTTAAAAACGATTGCACAGATCGCAGTGGCAAGAAATTGCGGCAGGGTAGAGTGGTCAGTATTAGACTGGAATAAGCCTGCTATTGATTTCTACGAATCATTGAAGGCCGTTCCAATGAGTGAGTGGACGGTGTACCGCTTAACGGGCTCGGCTCTCTCGACTTTTTCACAAGAATAA
- a CDS encoding HAMP domain-containing methyl-accepting chemotaxis protein, protein MNFQSWFKGIKGKLLLAAVFPVIGFAVLGAVAFQGVEQVLVLLSEANDQVIPTFEGVGEMRQSRNKFLYQSWAAIGEIEDKERVTKRLASAQEAIGEFRKAQEEYDPIPRTPEEDVAYQEVKPLFPEYYASMDKVIALIESGDPQKIEEAKGMLKGNLDKVSGKIRNWNKVVVEIYSKMAKDGVVKARAEEAFVMKTVIAVTCFSAFLIFGLLLWIASRVSSSVSSIADRLSTASSRVATSVEQLNEAGNSLSQSSTEAAASLEETVAALEEMTSMVQMNSDNAKQAAALSASSKDSAETGEQEIKNLIHSMGAISQSSKKIEEIIDVIDDIAFQTNLLALNAAVEAARAGEQGKGFAVVAEAVRSLAQRSASSAKEISTLIKDSVSQIEDGSRIADQSGESLANIVNSIKKVADLNNEIAAASAEQTTGIQQISKAMNQLDQAAQANAASAEEIAATSSEINNLANTAQNLTVELNQTIMGGAQTTATETSHVEEVKRVQKTNVVNIKTAQKSVMSAKSASSIIPFDDEERSKVGTTDGF, encoded by the coding sequence ATGAATTTTCAATCTTGGTTCAAAGGAATTAAGGGCAAACTATTATTAGCGGCTGTATTTCCAGTTATTGGTTTTGCAGTTTTAGGAGCAGTGGCATTTCAAGGCGTAGAACAAGTTTTAGTTCTATTATCTGAAGCCAATGACCAAGTGATCCCCACTTTTGAGGGTGTTGGTGAAATGCGCCAATCCCGCAATAAGTTCTTATATCAATCATGGGCAGCCATTGGTGAGATTGAAGATAAAGAGCGCGTCACAAAACGTTTAGCGTCAGCGCAAGAAGCCATTGGTGAATTTAGAAAAGCCCAAGAGGAGTATGATCCAATTCCTCGTACTCCAGAAGAAGACGTGGCTTACCAAGAAGTAAAGCCATTATTCCCTGAGTATTATGCATCTATGGATAAAGTGATTGCTTTGATTGAGTCAGGCGACCCGCAAAAAATCGAAGAAGCCAAAGGCATGCTTAAAGGAAATCTTGATAAGGTCAGCGGCAAAATCAGAAATTGGAATAAAGTCGTTGTCGAAATCTATTCTAAAATGGCGAAAGACGGTGTGGTGAAAGCAAGAGCCGAAGAAGCTTTTGTCATGAAGACGGTGATCGCAGTTACTTGTTTCAGTGCATTTTTGATTTTCGGATTATTACTGTGGATCGCATCACGCGTGTCTTCATCAGTTTCTTCTATCGCTGACCGTTTATCTACGGCGAGTTCAAGAGTAGCGACTTCTGTAGAACAGTTGAATGAAGCTGGTAACAGTTTGTCGCAATCGTCAACGGAAGCAGCAGCTTCACTTGAAGAAACAGTGGCAGCCCTTGAAGAAATGACTTCAATGGTGCAAATGAATTCAGATAATGCAAAACAGGCAGCCGCTCTTTCAGCCTCTTCTAAAGATTCAGCTGAAACAGGTGAACAAGAAATCAAAAATCTGATTCACTCTATGGGTGCGATCTCTCAATCTTCTAAAAAGATCGAAGAAATCATCGACGTGATTGACGACATTGCATTCCAAACGAACTTGTTGGCCCTGAATGCCGCGGTTGAAGCTGCTAGAGCCGGTGAGCAAGGTAAAGGTTTCGCGGTGGTTGCAGAAGCGGTTCGCTCTTTGGCGCAAAGAAGTGCTTCCTCTGCAAAAGAGATTTCAACTTTGATCAAAGACTCTGTGTCGCAAATTGAAGATGGCAGCCGCATTGCTGACCAAAGTGGAGAATCTTTAGCAAACATCGTAAATTCGATTAAAAAAGTGGCTGATCTAAATAATGAAATCGCCGCTGCAAGTGCTGAACAAACAACAGGTATTCAGCAAATCAGCAAAGCGATGAATCAGTTAGATCAAGCAGCACAAGCTAACGCTGCTTCCGCTGAAGAAATCGCAGCGACAAGCAGTGAGATCAACAACCTGGCAAATACGGCTCAGAATCTGACGGTGGAATTGAATCAAACAATCATGGGAGGCGCGCAAACAACTGCTACGGAAACTTCCCATGTTGAAGAAGTAAAACGCGTTCAAAAAACTAATGTGGTAAATATAAAAACCGCACAAAAATCGGTAATGTCTGCAAAGTCTGCGTCAAGCATCATTCCTTTTGATGATGAGGAACGCTCGAAAGTTGGGACGACCGATGGCTTTTAA
- a CDS encoding site-specific recombinase yields the protein MFKKLKEFRQRFISFKQSGKVHSDLDVLLSSASEQKLLEDKLAWLVKVLQWIRFEGAADSHLVKETGQLPLARLKFFLLVLDRNPDWKKAVAKNLRAVVKQVSGLELYAETGLPRELGIWSEFIDRMNLKILPNPPLDQELAYLFWALFPDRDDPLWLASIDDSTFAKLAGLFSFEVDADESDWNRLRHDMEDALVYLVIQVRAIGLSPAIRSRFENKNFRDSAFFSAVRGLEEFLNAYHAGNRELAAEKASRFRLILWECRREIQQVHKHLDQFGVSVNLVFQMARLNIFLQRIDGLIDMLLMEKVDGDRVTSFLSKLVAENQDLRSVRTLFSQNISLLSKKVAERAAETGEHYITRTREEYRHMLMAAGGGGAFTGLTTYIKVGVVSLGLAGFAEGFLASLNYAISFVAIQLAGFTLGTKQPAMTAPALATKMSDVESTGKNEELVTEIVHLIRSQVAAVTGNVLFVIPTVLLIDTFFFLLFGRHIMGQEKAVAAYQSVDIFGPVLVFAAFTGVLLWLSSLIAGWGDNWFALHSMRKTLARSPTLVAVFSKKGADDIASFLEKNISGFFGNISLGIMLGMTPEILKFLGIPLDVRHVTLSSGSLGAALPVLGPDFFSTPEFWRAAIGIFFIGVFNVAISFWLALMVAIKARNVNPPQRRALRNAILKRFLAEPFSFFFPVGRHIAKDSEGANH from the coding sequence ATGTTTAAGAAGTTAAAAGAATTTCGTCAGCGTTTCATTTCATTTAAACAAAGTGGAAAAGTTCATAGTGATCTTGATGTTCTGCTGTCATCGGCATCGGAACAAAAGTTATTAGAAGATAAACTTGCTTGGTTAGTAAAAGTATTGCAGTGGATCCGCTTTGAAGGCGCTGCGGATTCGCATTTGGTCAAAGAAACCGGGCAACTGCCTTTAGCGCGCTTAAAATTCTTCTTACTTGTCTTAGATAGAAATCCAGATTGGAAAAAAGCGGTGGCGAAAAACCTTCGCGCCGTTGTAAAGCAAGTCAGTGGTCTAGAGCTTTATGCAGAGACCGGTCTTCCCCGGGAACTCGGAATCTGGAGTGAGTTCATTGACCGGATGAATTTAAAAATTCTGCCTAATCCGCCTTTGGATCAAGAGCTTGCTTATCTTTTCTGGGCGCTATTCCCGGATCGTGATGATCCTTTGTGGCTCGCTTCCATCGATGATTCGACCTTTGCGAAGCTTGCAGGCCTTTTCAGTTTTGAAGTCGATGCGGATGAAAGTGATTGGAATCGTTTGCGCCATGATATGGAAGATGCCCTAGTGTATCTTGTCATTCAAGTGCGTGCCATTGGCCTTTCACCGGCGATACGTTCGCGCTTTGAAAATAAAAACTTCCGCGACTCTGCATTTTTTAGCGCCGTCAGAGGACTTGAAGAATTCTTAAACGCCTATCATGCCGGGAACCGCGAATTAGCAGCAGAGAAAGCTTCGCGGTTTCGTCTGATCCTGTGGGAGTGCCGTCGTGAAATTCAGCAGGTTCATAAGCACCTTGATCAATTCGGTGTCAGCGTAAACTTAGTTTTTCAAATGGCACGCCTGAATATCTTTTTGCAAAGAATCGACGGTCTTATAGATATGTTGCTGATGGAAAAAGTCGATGGCGACAGAGTCACGAGTTTTCTTTCAAAGCTTGTCGCTGAAAATCAGGATCTGCGCAGCGTGCGCACGTTATTTTCTCAAAACATCTCTTTGCTTTCAAAAAAAGTGGCAGAGCGTGCAGCCGAAACGGGCGAGCACTATATTACGCGCACCCGCGAGGAATATCGTCACATGCTCATGGCAGCCGGCGGCGGTGGGGCCTTCACCGGATTAACTACCTACATAAAAGTCGGAGTGGTCAGCTTAGGTCTTGCAGGATTTGCGGAAGGTTTTTTGGCCTCATTAAATTACGCCATCAGCTTTGTCGCTATTCAGCTTGCAGGATTCACCTTAGGAACTAAGCAGCCGGCGATGACAGCCCCTGCTTTAGCGACCAAAATGAGTGATGTGGAATCCACGGGTAAGAATGAAGAACTAGTGACCGAAATAGTTCACTTGATCCGTTCGCAAGTGGCTGCAGTAACCGGGAACGTTCTTTTTGTTATTCCCACGGTTTTATTAATCGATACTTTTTTCTTCCTTCTTTTTGGTCGACACATTATGGGTCAGGAAAAGGCCGTGGCGGCTTACCAGTCTGTCGATATCTTTGGCCCGGTCCTTGTCTTTGCAGCGTTCACCGGAGTGCTATTATGGCTTTCAAGTCTTATCGCGGGGTGGGGAGACAACTGGTTTGCCTTACACTCAATGCGAAAGACCTTGGCTCGCAGTCCAACTTTAGTGGCGGTTTTTTCAAAAAAAGGTGCTGATGATATTGCCTCTTTTCTTGAAAAGAATATTTCCGGTTTCTTTGGTAATATTTCACTAGGAATTATGTTGGGGATGACGCCCGAAATTCTAAAATTTCTAGGCATTCCATTAGACGTTAGACACGTGACTTTATCTTCTGGAAGCCTAGGGGCCGCATTGCCAGTGCTGGGACCGGATTTCTTTTCAACGCCTGAGTTCTGGCGCGCAGCCATTGGTATTTTCTTTATTGGGGTCTTTAACGTCGCTATCAGTTTTTGGTTGGCCCTGATGGTCGCTATCAAAGCTAGAAACGTAAACCCTCCGCAACGCCGGGCCCTTCGCAATGCCATCCTTAAAAGATTTCTGGCAGAGCCATTCAGTTTCTTTTTCCCCGTGGGTCGTCATATCGCCAAGGATTCTGAAGGGGCGAATCACTAA